The Fictibacillus arsenicus genome contains a region encoding:
- a CDS encoding ArsR/SmtB family transcription factor — MKENNEKYEQLDEETLFIVSQTFKALSDPTRIRILHLLGEKECSVSEIAEELSLMQSTVSHQLRFLKNLRLVKFRRAGTTLYYSIDDEHVMTLLHQSIHHARHD; from the coding sequence ATGAAAGAAAATAACGAAAAATATGAACAACTTGATGAGGAAACACTATTTATTGTATCGCAAACGTTTAAAGCACTCTCAGATCCGACAAGGATTCGGATCCTTCACTTATTAGGAGAAAAAGAATGCAGTGTTTCAGAAATAGCTGAAGAACTGTCACTCATGCAGTCAACAGTCTCGCATCAGCTGCGTTTTTTAAAAAACCTCAGACTTGTAAAATTCAGACGTGCAGGAACAACCCTGTATTATTCGATAGATGATGAGCATGTGATGACTCTCTTGCATCAATCGATTCATCATGCGAGACACGACTAG
- a CDS encoding DUF418 domain-containing protein → MKWSPVGESQRIVSLDILRGIAIFGILLVNMKSFSGPDSPIRALSYEYFNQPYDIWTNVLLEFFVQGNFITMFSFLFGFGMILMSERAEANNLSFLPVFLRRQFVLLLFGAAHVLFFWYGDILVTYAVVGMIMLLFYRLPKKALLVTGLVMIAAYSLFMSVLTYEYWTSGAALSYQESLNAQHENEIRKSIQIYSEGTYSEIMQERIREWTDLNQYFLFFLFGILPMFLFGAYAAKKGRFENKALWKLWGLTLVLGPGSKMFAVLFFPYKGEDWRYDTAMSWGYEFGGAMMSIFYICSIVLLYRSGKFKRLFNLFRITGRMAFTNYLTQSIVSTFIFYSYGLGLYGEYGPLTGVMIAVIIFGLQVLFSMWWLKNYKMGPLEWIWRTLTYGKRQKLKRTEESVS, encoded by the coding sequence ATGAAGTGGTCACCAGTTGGAGAATCACAAAGAATTGTATCGCTGGACATTCTGAGGGGAATTGCAATTTTCGGGATTCTGCTCGTAAATATGAAGTCGTTTTCCGGACCAGATTCACCCATAAGGGCATTAAGCTATGAATATTTTAATCAGCCTTATGATATTTGGACAAACGTGCTGCTTGAATTTTTCGTTCAAGGAAATTTTATTACGATGTTTTCGTTCTTGTTTGGTTTTGGCATGATACTGATGTCAGAAAGAGCAGAAGCTAATAACCTGAGTTTTTTGCCTGTCTTTTTAAGAAGACAGTTCGTACTGTTATTGTTCGGTGCAGCTCATGTTCTGTTCTTTTGGTACGGTGATATTCTAGTTACGTATGCCGTAGTTGGGATGATCATGCTTTTGTTCTACAGATTGCCGAAAAAAGCATTGTTGGTCACTGGATTGGTTATGATTGCCGCATACAGTTTGTTCATGTCGGTTTTAACGTATGAATACTGGACAAGCGGGGCGGCTTTAAGCTATCAGGAATCATTGAACGCACAGCATGAAAATGAGATTCGGAAATCCATTCAGATTTATAGCGAGGGTACTTATTCAGAGATCATGCAAGAGAGAATTCGCGAATGGACTGATCTCAATCAATATTTCCTGTTCTTTTTATTCGGTATATTGCCTATGTTCTTGTTTGGTGCATATGCCGCTAAGAAGGGGCGCTTTGAAAATAAAGCGTTATGGAAGCTTTGGGGACTGACTCTTGTTTTGGGTCCAGGGAGTAAAATGTTCGCCGTGCTTTTCTTTCCTTATAAAGGAGAAGACTGGCGGTATGATACAGCTATGTCGTGGGGATATGAATTTGGCGGAGCAATGATGAGCATTTTTTATATATGTTCGATTGTGCTGCTTTATAGAAGCGGCAAGTTTAAACGATTGTTTAACTTGTTCCGGATTACTGGAAGGATGGCTTTCACGAATTACCTGACTCAATCGATCGTCTCTACTTTTATTTTTTACAGTTATGGACTCGGTCTTTATGGAGAATACGGTCCGTTAACCGGTGTTATGATTGCTGTTATCATCTTCGGTTTACAGGTGCTTTTTTCAATGTGGTGGTTAAAGAACTATAAAATGGGACCACTTGAGTGGATTTGGCGCACGCTAACCTATGGGAAGAGGCAAAAGTTAAAAAGAACAGAAGAGAGTGTATCTTAA